The following are from one region of the Caldilineales bacterium genome:
- a CDS encoding putative zinc-binding protein gives MSDPRLVLIPCSGIGKTYGTVTREAAYVAAELRPDSTQIVPLSLLVLGDEEACATVRQAGAITLDGCKLACATVNVQQAGGQVVKSYAILDFYRQHRDLKPQGIAELNEGGLALAQALGEEIALLCDALPPAGGDHA, from the coding sequence ATGAGCGACCCACGTCTGGTGCTGATCCCGTGCAGCGGCATCGGCAAAACCTATGGCACTGTGACCCGCGAGGCCGCCTATGTGGCGGCGGAGTTGCGCCCCGATAGCACACAGATCGTGCCACTATCGCTGCTGGTGTTGGGCGATGAAGAGGCGTGCGCGACCGTGCGCCAGGCCGGCGCGATCACATTGGATGGCTGCAAGCTGGCCTGCGCCACCGTGAACGTGCAACAGGCGGGCGGTCAGGTGGTCAAGTCCTACGCCATCCTGGATTTCTACCGCCAGCATCGCGACTTGAAACCGCAGGGCATCGCCGAACTGAACGAGGGCGGCCTGGCCCTGGCGCAAGCCCTGGGCGAGGAGATCGCCCTGCTCTGTGATGCGCTGCCGCCAGCAGGAGGAGACCATGCCTGA
- a CDS encoding metalloregulator ArsR/SmtB family transcription factor, which produces MNPYREQAHLLKLMAHPMRLQILDLLRRESECVCHLSAVLGKPQPYVSQQLAVLRNAGLISDDKEGNNVFYRVADERIVRQLDAAFGPARAAGDLALVARGSIPGCNCPKCQPTV; this is translated from the coding sequence ATGAACCCGTATCGCGAACAAGCCCACCTCCTCAAACTGATGGCCCATCCCATGCGCCTGCAAATCCTCGACCTGCTGCGCCGGGAGAGCGAATGCGTCTGCCATCTGTCGGCGGTGTTGGGCAAGCCACAGCCCTATGTCTCACAACAACTGGCCGTGTTACGCAACGCCGGGCTGATCAGCGACGACAAAGAGGGCAACAACGTCTTCTACCGGGTGGCGGACGAACGCATCGTCCGCCAACTCGACGCCGCCTTCGGGCCGGCGCGGGCGGCGGGCGACCTCGCCCTGGTGGCGCGCGGCAGCATCCCCGGCTGCAACTGTCCGAAATGCCAGCCCACCGTTTGA
- a CDS encoding glycine cleavage system protein H gives MTAFLQATIAKFIFRVKADCWYTDAGLWLAPVGDAGAVRIGLTDFRQQSSGDIAFLELPPAGRRVEAGEELATIETVKVDVGLVSPCAGLITAVNEGLAEAPERINQDPYGDGWLVELKPDVWPIPGLLDAPAYLRVMTAQAEAAA, from the coding sequence ATGACCGCTTTTCTGCAGGCAACCATCGCTAAGTTCATCTTTCGGGTCAAGGCCGATTGCTGGTACACCGACGCCGGTCTGTGGCTGGCGCCGGTGGGCGACGCCGGCGCTGTCCGCATCGGCTTGACCGACTTCAGGCAGCAATCCAGCGGCGATATTGCCTTCCTCGAGCTGCCGCCTGCCGGTCGTCGGGTCGAGGCCGGGGAGGAGCTGGCAACGATCGAGACAGTCAAGGTCGATGTCGGCCTGGTCTCGCCCTGCGCCGGGCTGATCACCGCCGTGAACGAGGGCCTGGCCGAGGCGCCCGAACGAATCAATCAGGATCCCTATGGCGATGGCTGGCTGGTCGAGCTAAAGCCGGACGTCTGGCCCATCCCCGGCCTCCTCGACGCCCCGGCCTATCTGCGGGTGATGACGGCGCAAGCGGAGGCAGCGGCATGA